DNA sequence from the Atribacteraceae bacterium genome:
TCCTGTCTGATGAGGTTGAGGGACTTGCTGGTCTGGCGGCCGGTGGTGTAGGGCACGACACAGTAGCTACAGAAATTGTCACAGCCATAGGTGACGGGAAGAAAGGTGGACAGCCCGGGTTTACGCCGGTAACCCGGTTCCCGGAAAGGATCCGTCGCTGCTGCGTTGAAGCTCAGAACAGGTGCCCGTCGCCCCTCGCTTTCCCGGATCAGGCGAGGAATATCGTCGATATTCCGGGTTCCGGCGACCACCCGCACCGCGGGTACCCGGCGGACCAACTCTTCCCGAATAAGCTCTGCAAGGCAGCCGAAAACGACAACCACCGGCAGGTCTCCTCCCCGGTAGCCGGCAATGTAGCCATTGATGACACTGATTGCCTTGTGTACGGCATGATCCCGTACCGCACAGGTATTAAAAAGAAGAAGGTCAGCCCGCTCCCCGGGGGGAGCTTCCCGGTACCCCGCCTTCTGAAGTAGAAAAGCCAGGTGTTCGGACCGACTTTTATTCATCTGGCACCCGAAGGTGTGCAGAAGATACTGCATGGTATCACATCCGTAAAAAACAGGTTGAGAAAATCGCTACCCCCGGCTCACCCGGAAAATGTCATTGGCTCTGCCGCTAGCTGGGTCAATATCCACCACGATGCCGTTCAAGCGAAGGTTGTCCTTAGCCACGGCATTTTTTACCGGCATGCCGGTCAGGAAGCGGTTAAGTATGATCTCCACTTCGACCCCGATAACCGAATCGTGAGCCCCGGTCATCCCGATATCGGTGATGTAAGCCGTCCCGTTGGGAAAGATCCGTTCATCAGCGGTGGCTACGTGGGTATGGGTCCCGAACAGGCAGGAGACCTGGCCGTCCAGGAACCACCCCATCGCCATTTTTTCCGAAGTCGCCTCGGCATGAAAATCGACCAGGATAATCCGGGTGCTCCGCCGAAGGTGTGTCAATTCTTGCTCAATGCGTTGAAAGGGACAATCCAGCGCCCCCATGAACACCCGACCGCTGGCGTTGATCACCGCCCAAGGCGCAACGGGATCACTAATGAGCACAAAGCCTTCCCCCGGCACCCCGGGCGGGTAATTCAAGGGCCGGAGGAGACGGCGCTGGGTCGGCAGGTATTCGATGATCTCCTTTTTATCCCAAACATGGTTGCCGGTGGTAATCACGTCTACCCCGCAGGCAAACAATTCTTCACTGACTTCCGGGGTGATTCCCAACCCACCGGCCGCATTCTCTCCATTGACGATCGTCGCATCGATCCTCAATTCCTCGCGGAGTTCCGCGAGGTAATGGCTCACCAGTTTCCGGCCCGGCTTGCCGACCACGTCTCCAATCACGAGAAACCGCAAGGGCGTTCCTCCTCCAGCTATTTTGCGTATTCAACCGCCCTGGTCTCCCGGATGACCGTCACTTTGATCTGTCCGGGGTATTCGAGTTCTTTCTCAACCCTTTTGACGATATCGTGGGCGAGTTTGACCGCCTGAATATCGTCAATTTTCTCCGGTTTGACCAAAATCCGGACTTCCCGGCCAGCCTGAATGGCATATGATTTTTCCACGCCATCGAAATCGTTGGCGATTTTTTCCAGGTTTTCCAACCGTCGGATATAGGATTCCAAGCCTTCCCGCCGGGCACCGGGCCGGGAGGCCGAAACCGCGTCGGCGGCTTGTATCAAGACCGCCTCGATCGTCTGCGGATCGATATCGTTGTGGTGGGCTTCGATCGCATGGACGATCTCCCACCTTTCTCCAAACCGCGCAGCGATCTCTGCGCCGATCCGGGCATGAGGTCCTTCCGCCTCGTGGTTCTGGGCCTTGCCAATATCGTGGAGCAGTCCGGCCCGCCGTGCGAGCGTCGGGCTCATTCTCAATTCCGTGGCCATCATCCCGGCGAAAAAGGCCACTTCCTTAGAATGCTGGAGGACATTCTGCCCGAAACTGGTGCGATAGACCAGTTTCCCCAGGAATTTGACCAAGTCCGGGTTCACGTTCTTGATGCCGGTGTCGAAGAGGGCCTGTTCTCCTTCCTGCATGACTCGCTCCTCGACCTGGATCCGGGCCTTTTCAATCAGTTCTTCAATCCGGGCCGGATGAATCCGGCCGTCCCCGATCAGCCTCTCCAGCGAGAGACGGGCGATTTCCCGGCGGATCGGATCAAAAGAGGAGATAATCACCGCCTCGGGAGTATCGTCGATTATCAGGTCCACCCCGGTCATCATCTCGAAAGTGCGGATGTTCCGGCCTTCCCGGCCGATGATCCGGCCTTTCATATCGTCACTGGGCAATGAAACCACGGATACGGTATTTTCCGCGGTGAAATCGGCGGCGTAACGCTGGATGGAATTAACCACGATTTCACGGGCCAACTTTTCCGATTCCTTGCGGGCCCGCTCCTCCGCATCCCTGATCCGCATCCCGATTTCAAACTGCAAGTTTTTTTCTACTCGGTCCAGAATTTCCACCCGGGCCGCTTCGTGAGTCAATCCGGCGATCCGGACCAGTTCCTGTTCCTGAATTTCTTTCAGTCGGAGGATCTCGTTACGGGTTTTTTCGTTGTTTTCCTGGAGCCGGGCAAGCGATTCCTCCTTCTTTTCGATCTGTTCCGTCCGGCGCTCACTGAGTTCTTCCCGGCGCAGCAAGCGGTTTTCCAACCCCTGCAACTCTCTCCGGGTATCGCGTATCTCTTCTTCCAGCAATTGTTTATCCCGCAAAATTTCTTCCTTCGCGGCCAACAGGGCTTCCGTTTTTATCGCTTCCGCCTGAAAGGAAGCATCTTTTAACATCTTCTCGACTGTATTCCGGGTTTCTTCGGTACATCGCTGCATCAGAAGGTTCTTGTAGTAGAAACCCACCGCGAGACCGGCCAAAACACCGATGATAAGATAGACTATGGCCATGTCTTCCATTCACCCCTTATTCAGTTAGCAACGTGCCATGTACAGTTCAGGTTAACGTATTCCAGGCACCCACTATTCCTCCGTCAAGAATAGTCTGACGGCCCACAGGCGTGGTACCGTGACCAAGCCAACTCGATCGCCTCCGCGGAAAACCCGCGGCGCAGGAGTCGTCCGGTCAGACGATAGCGCACTTTTTCGCTCATTTCTTCCGGGAGGGATTGGGCCCAGCCCGTGAAGAGCCGGTAGGCATCCTCAACTTCCCGGTCTAACGGGTAGTATTTTTCCCGAAACCGTTCCAACCTGCTTCGGGAAATTCCCCGCCGCAACAGTTCCCCGTAGAGGGCATGGTATCCTCGGGGTCTGAAGCGCCGGCGGTCCTCTACATAACGTACGATGAACATCCGGTCGTCAATATACCCGTCGCGTTCGAAATCGTGGAAGGCGGCGTGGATCTCCCTCTCGGAAAACCCCTCTTTTTTCAGTCGATCGCTGAGTTCCTTCCGAGTGAACATTTTCTGTCCCAACAGCCAGGCAGTCAGTTCGTGGGGAGTAAAACGCCGCTTCTTCTCCATCTCAATTCATGGCCAACTGGGGGGATACCTCCATTTTTTCCAGGGCGGCAATCAGGATTTTCTCGGCCACATCCTGATTTTCCCGAAGATATGCCCGGACATTGTCCCGGCCCTGGCCCAGTCGGAATTCCTCAAAGGAATACCAACTCCCCGATTTTTTCAAGACTTTGGTATCTTCAGCCAGATTCACGATCTCTCCCTCCTGGGATATACCTTCACCATAGAAGAGTTCGATCTCCACTTCCTTGAAAGGCGAGGCCACCTTGTTCTTCACTACTTTCAGACGGGTTTTGGACCCGACGATTTGATCGTTTCCATCCCTGATAAAATCCCTTTTCCGAACATCGATTCTAACGCTGGCGTAAAACTTCAACGCTCTTCCCCCGGGAGTAGTTTCCGAGGGGCCAAACATGACTCCGATTTTCTCCCGAAGTTGGTTGACGAAAATCGCTACCGTCCGAGTCTTGCTGATATAGCCGGTCAGTTTGCGCAGGGCTTGAGACATCAAACGGGCCTGCAGGCCGATCGTCTGGTCACCGATACTCCCTTCCAATTCCACCCGGGGTACCAGGGCCGCCACCGAATCGAGAACCACCACGTCGACCCCACCGCTCCTGACCAAGGTGTCAACGATATCGAGGGCCTCTTCGGCGGTATCCGGTTGAGAGATCAGGAGTTTGTCGAATTGAACCCCAATTTTCCCGACATAGTGCGGATCCAAAGCATGCTCGGCGTCGACGAAAGCCGCGATTCCGCCATGTTTCTGGGCCTGGGCGATGGAGTGTAAGGCGATCGTCGTCTTGCCGGATCCTTCCGGACCGAAAATTTCCACCACCCGGCCGCGGGGAAGTCCACCGACCCCTAACGCGATATTGAGAAGCACGGAACCGGTCTTGATCACCTCAACGTTTTCGAGCAAATTGTCCCGGTTCAAAAACATGATAGATCCTTTACCATACTTTTTCTCAATCATACCGATGGCCTGTTGGACCATCTCGTCTTTTTCGTTCACACTGCTCACCTCAATTCACTCTGGAACTACAGACCGCAGGTGTTTAACGTTTCAGGTTTTTTAGGTAATACCCATGCAAGTTTTTGTTTTATCTAAAAACCTAACAGCTTACGCCTAATAGCCTGTTTTTCCGCCTGTTTTTCCGCCTGTTTTTCCGCCTGCTTTTCCCAGCCTTGCTTCGCTCCATACCCGGTAGACCGGACCTTGGGGGGTGAGGGTGCTTTGGTAAAACGCAAGCCGGTCGATCGTAGTTGCATAGGAGGTGGAAAGCTGGATTTGACGGATGTCGATCGCCTGAGGGGTGGAAAACCGTCCCAGGGTGACGTGAGCGCGGAAGGAGCGTTCTTCCCGTTCAAACCCCAGGGTTCCCAGGCTTTGTTCCAGGCGGGCAGCCAGGTTCCTGAGCACCGCAGACGCGTTCGAGTCAATCCCCAGCCACAGCACCCGGGCCCGCCGGGAGGAAGGAAACACTCCCAGGCCTTCCAGGCGCAGAGGAAATGGCCGGGTGGTTCCGGACAGGGAATTTAGAAGGTCTCGGATTTTGGATACGCTATCCTCGGAAAATCCCGCAAAGAAACGTAAGGTAATATGGACCCGTCCCGGGTCCACCCATCTGGTGTTGGAAAAATGATTCCGCCGGTCCTGGATCGTTTGATGGATAAAGTCTACAGCTTGGGGCGAGAGGTTGGCGGCGATGAAAGCCCGAAAGCATCGCTCAGACATCAGTCGGTTCCTCCCCGTCCCGCCCGGCTCTCCAGGAGGGCGGAAAAAAGCATGCTCAGGGCGTACTGGGTGGCC
Encoded proteins:
- the recA gene encoding recombinase RecA — translated: MNEKDEMVQQAIGMIEKKYGKGSIMFLNRDNLLENVEVIKTGSVLLNIALGVGGLPRGRVVEIFGPEGSGKTTIALHSIAQAQKHGGIAAFVDAEHALDPHYVGKIGVQFDKLLISQPDTAEEALDIVDTLVRSGGVDVVVLDSVAALVPRVELEGSIGDQTIGLQARLMSQALRKLTGYISKTRTVAIFVNQLREKIGVMFGPSETTPGGRALKFYASVRIDVRKRDFIRDGNDQIVGSKTRLKVVKNKVASPFKEVEIELFYGEGISQEGEIVNLAEDTKVLKKSGSWYSFEEFRLGQGRDNVRAYLRENQDVAEKILIAALEKMEVSPQLAMN
- the rny gene encoding ribonuclease Y, producing MAIVYLIIGVLAGLAVGFYYKNLLMQRCTEETRNTVEKMLKDASFQAEAIKTEALLAAKEEILRDKQLLEEEIRDTRRELQGLENRLLRREELSERRTEQIEKKEESLARLQENNEKTRNEILRLKEIQEQELVRIAGLTHEAARVEILDRVEKNLQFEIGMRIRDAEERARKESEKLAREIVVNSIQRYAADFTAENTVSVVSLPSDDMKGRIIGREGRNIRTFEMMTGVDLIIDDTPEAVIISSFDPIRREIARLSLERLIGDGRIHPARIEELIEKARIQVEERVMQEGEQALFDTGIKNVNPDLVKFLGKLVYRTSFGQNVLQHSKEVAFFAGMMATELRMSPTLARRAGLLHDIGKAQNHEAEGPHARIGAEIAARFGERWEIVHAIEAHHNDIDPQTIEAVLIQAADAVSASRPGARREGLESYIRRLENLEKIANDFDGVEKSYAIQAGREVRILVKPEKIDDIQAVKLAHDIVKRVEKELEYPGQIKVTVIRETRAVEYAK
- a CDS encoding TIGR00282 family metallophosphoesterase — encoded protein: MRFLVIGDVVGKPGRKLVSHYLAELREELRIDATIVNGENAAGGLGITPEVSEELFACGVDVITTGNHVWDKKEIIEYLPTQRRLLRPLNYPPGVPGEGFVLISDPVAPWAVINASGRVFMGALDCPFQRIEQELTHLRRSTRIILVDFHAEATSEKMAMGWFLDGQVSCLFGTHTHVATADERIFPNGTAYITDIGMTGAHDSVIGVEVEIILNRFLTGMPVKNAVAKDNLRLNGIVVDIDPASGRANDIFRVSRG
- a CDS encoding RecX family transcriptional regulator; the protein is MEKKRRFTPHELTAWLLGQKMFTRKELSDRLKKEGFSEREIHAAFHDFERDGYIDDRMFIVRYVEDRRRFRPRGYHALYGELLRRGISRSRLERFREKYYPLDREVEDAYRLFTGWAQSLPEEMSEKVRYRLTGRLLRRGFSAEAIELAWSRYHACGPSDYS
- the thpR gene encoding RNA 2',3'-cyclic phosphodiesterase — protein: MSERCFRAFIAANLSPQAVDFIHQTIQDRRNHFSNTRWVDPGRVHITLRFFAGFSEDSVSKIRDLLNSLSGTTRPFPLRLEGLGVFPSSRRARVLWLGIDSNASAVLRNLAARLEQSLGTLGFEREERSFRAHVTLGRFSTPQAIDIRQIQLSTSYATTIDRLAFYQSTLTPQGPVYRVWSEARLGKAGGKTGGKTGGKTGY